The DNA region TGGAATCTATGATATTGAGAGAGATAAAGCATATATAACTTCTCAAAACCATGGATATGCAGTAGATGAAAAAAGCATAGAAAATAAAGGTATGATAGTTACACATAGAAATCTTAATGATAACACAGTTGAAGGAATGAAACATAAATCTCTGCCAGTTTTTTCAGTACAATTCCATCCAGAAGGGGCACCAGGTCCAATAGATACAGCTTATCTATTTGATAAATTCTTAACCATTATGGATGGGTCAATTAATGATGAAGCAATTTAAATAATTAATTAAAAAATAACTGGCCATTATAATAATATGACTATTGGCTCGTTATAATACTAACGATTTTGGAGGAAACAGATATGCCTTTGGATAAAACTATAAAAAAAGCTCTTATCATTGGATCAGGCCCAATAATTATAGGTCAAGCGGCTGAATTTGACTATTCAGGTACGGAAGCTATTAAAGCTATAAAAGAGGAAGGAATAGAAACTGTTCTTGTAAATAGTAATCCAGCTACTATAATGACAGATTATCATATAGCAGATAAAGTTTATATAGAACCATTAACTGTAAAAGCACTAGAAAAAATAATATCAGAAGAAAGACCGGATGGAATACTTGCAGGTTTTGGAGGTCAGACTGCTCTTAATCTTGCAATGAAATTAAAAGATGTGGGGATTCTTGAAAAGTACAATGTTAGGCTTCTGGGTGTAAATAGTGAAGCTATAAAGAAGGCTGAAGACAGAGAAGAATTCAAGAATCTTATGGAAGAGATAAATGAACCTATACCTAAGAGTATAATTGCAAACCATATTGAAGAATGTGTAGACTTTGTAAATAAGTATGGATTCCCGGTAATTATAAGACCAGCATACACTTTAGGTGGAACTGGTGGCGGGATAGCAGAAAATATGGAAGAACTTCTTGAAATAGCCAGCAGAGGAATTGAAATGAGTCCTATAGATCAAATTCTATTAGAGCAAAGTGTGGCTGGTTGGAAAGAAATTGAGTATGAAGTAATAAGAGATAAGAAAGATAATTGCATAATTATATGTAATATGGAAAATATAGATCCCGTAGGTGTTCATACAGGAGATAGTATAGTTGTGGCACCTTCACAGACTTTAAGAGATACTGAATATCAGATGCTTAGAAATGCTGCTATAAAAATTATACGAAATCTTAAAATAGAAGGTGGCTGCAATATACAGTATGCCTTAGATCCTAAAAGTAATAACTATATAGTAATAGAAGTAAATCCTAGAGTTAGCCGTTCCAGTGCTCTTGCATCTAAAGCAGCAGGTTATCCTATAGCTAAGATTGCAGCTAAGATTGCAATAGGATATAGTCTAGATGAACTTAAAAATTATGTTACTAAAAATTCTAGTGCTTGTTTTGAACCAGCTTTAGACTATTGTGTAGTTAAGATACCAAAATGGCCTTTTGATAAATTCGATACAGCTCTTAGAACATTGGGTACACAGATGAAGGCTACAGGGGAAGTAATGGCTATAGATAGAACTTTCCATAATGCTCTTTTAAAGGCAGTTACATCTCTTGAAGGAAAATTTAGTGCACTGAGAATTGAGGCTTTTGAAGCTCTAGATGTAGATGCTCTTGTTGATAAAATAAAGGAACAGGATGATGAGAGGATTTTTGCCATAGCAGAGATTATGAGAAAGGGAATTTCCATAGATGAAGTACACAATATAACCAAAATAGATAAATGGTTTTTAAATAGTATTAAGACAATAATAGATATGGAAAACAAACTTAAAGAAGAGTCCGCAAAAGAAAACATAATTGAAGCTAAAAAGATGGGCTTTACTGTAAAGGAAATAAACAGACTTACAAAAATAGGTGAAGATAGAGTAAAAGATATTTTAAAAGAAAATAATGTAAAACCAGTATATAAAATGGTAGATACCTGCAGTGGTGAATTTGAAGCAGATACCCCGTATTATTACTCTTGTTACGAAGATGAGGATGAAGATGCTGTTTCAGATAATGAAAAGATAATAGTTTTAGGCTCCGGTCCTATAAGAATAGGTCAGGGTATTGAATTTGACTATTGCTGTGTTCATGGAGTTTGGGGTATTAAGGAAGCTGGATATAAATCAATAATTATAAATAACAATCCTGAAACTGTAAGTACGGATTTTGATACAGCGGACAAATTATATTTTGAATCTCTATATATAGACAATGTATTAGATATTATTGAGAAGGAAAAACCTTATGGTGTTATTGTACAATTTGGTGGTCAAACTGCCATAAATCTTGCAGAAATGCTTGATAAAAGAGGAATAAAGATTCTTGGAACCTCCTTTAAATCTATAGACTTAGCTGAGGATAGAGAAAAGTTTAGTGAACTCTTAAATAGTATAAACATACCATTACCTGAAGGCTTATCTGTAACCAGCATGGAAGGGGCTTATAAAGCAGTTGAAACTTTAGGATACCCTGTAATAGTAAGACCTTCCTATGTAATAGGCGGAAGAGCTATGCAGGTAGTGTATGAAAAAAAGACTCTTGAAAGATATATGAAGGAAGCTGTTAATTTATCTACGGAACACCCTGTACTTATAGATAAATATATAAAAGGTACAGAAATAGAAGTGGATGCAATCTCAGATGGTGAAGATGTATTAATACCTGGTATTATGGAACATGTTGAGAGAACTGG from Clostridium pasteurianum BC1 includes:
- the carB gene encoding carbamoyl-phosphate synthase (glutamine-hydrolyzing) large subunit — translated: MPLDKTIKKALIIGSGPIIIGQAAEFDYSGTEAIKAIKEEGIETVLVNSNPATIMTDYHIADKVYIEPLTVKALEKIISEERPDGILAGFGGQTALNLAMKLKDVGILEKYNVRLLGVNSEAIKKAEDREEFKNLMEEINEPIPKSIIANHIEECVDFVNKYGFPVIIRPAYTLGGTGGGIAENMEELLEIASRGIEMSPIDQILLEQSVAGWKEIEYEVIRDKKDNCIIICNMENIDPVGVHTGDSIVVAPSQTLRDTEYQMLRNAAIKIIRNLKIEGGCNIQYALDPKSNNYIVIEVNPRVSRSSALASKAAGYPIAKIAAKIAIGYSLDELKNYVTKNSSACFEPALDYCVVKIPKWPFDKFDTALRTLGTQMKATGEVMAIDRTFHNALLKAVTSLEGKFSALRIEAFEALDVDALVDKIKEQDDERIFAIAEIMRKGISIDEVHNITKIDKWFLNSIKTIIDMENKLKEESAKENIIEAKKMGFTVKEINRLTKIGEDRVKDILKENNVKPVYKMVDTCSGEFEADTPYYYSCYEDEDEDAVSDNEKIIVLGSGPIRIGQGIEFDYCCVHGVWGIKEAGYKSIIINNNPETVSTDFDTADKLYFESLYIDNVLDIIEKEKPYGVIVQFGGQTAINLAEMLDKRGIKILGTSFKSIDLAEDREKFSELLNSINIPLPEGLSVTSMEGAYKAVETLGYPVIVRPSYVIGGRAMQVVYEKKTLERYMKEAVNLSTEHPVLIDKYIKGTEIEVDAISDGEDVLIPGIMEHVERTGVHSGDSITMYPTRTLSKDVLNTLKEYTERIVKSLEIKGLVNIQYVFDGDNIYVIEVNPRASRTVPILSKVTGIPMVKLAVEIILGKKLKDLGYGIGINEENKLCAVKIPVFSNEKLVDVDTYLGPEMKSTGEVLGVGDNFEDAIYKGFCAANYEIPKSGNIYVSLKDIDKEEGLQVVKKYIELGFNIIASEGTGKFLKDNGIKCNIESLSEITDNMVERKIAFIIDSPTKGNNIDTLGFKLRRKAAEHRIPVFTCIDTANIFVTAVNYEISGKEVEYSPMNKYFL